In the genome of Abyssalbus ytuae, the window AGGTTTACAAGAAAAAAAATGGTAACGGTTTCTACAAATAAAATTGACTTTACAAAACCCATCCCTCAGGGAACTTTAATAGAACTGGTAGCCAATATAGAAAAAGTAGGCAATACAAGTTGCTCTGTAAGAGTAGATATTTTTATTGAAAAAATGTATGAAGAGAGCAGAGAAAAAGCCGTTTCGGGAATTTTTACCCTGGTAGCGATAGATGATAACAAGAATCCTGTTCAGATCAGCGATTAAAAAACCAAAGCTTAATTGCCATTGCTACTACCATTATTACTAAAAATATTTTCACTAAACTGTCTCCTTTTTTTACAGACCACCGGCTGCTTATCCAAGCTCCAGCTATATTACCGATTGCCATTAAAAAGCCAATTTTTAAATTAAGGAGGCCGTTTGTTCCAAACAATATTAATGAACTGATGGTAAAAGCCAAAACTACTATTGCTTTGGTTAAATTAGATTTTACAAGAGATATTTTATTAATCCCGGATAATGCCAACAATATAAATATTCCTGATCCTGCCTGTATAAATCCGCCATATATCCCTAAAAAAAAGAAAATAATCATACTCCACCAAAAATATTTCCCTTCTGTACGTTCAGGTATATTCAAACTACCTGTTTTCCTGTTTAAAGTCATAAACGCCACAACAATTACCATTACAACTGCAAGGATACGATTAAATACTTCACCTTTTATATCAATTGCTATATGAGCTCCTACAGCAGCCCCTGCTAATGAAACTACACCTAAGTACCAGGAAAAACCCGTAGGCTTTAAGCCTTTACTTCTAAATCCTGCTATTGAGGCCAGCGTTTGAAAAAAAATCGGAATCCGGTTAGTGGCATTTGCAACATCAGGTGGTAAACCCAGAAATATTAATATTGGCAAGGTTATTAACGATCCACCCCCTGCAATTGTATTTATTATTCCGGTAACAAATCCTATCGAGATAAGTAAAATAGTTTCAGATGCAGAATTCATAGAATAATTTCAACTACTAAAATACCATTTTTAGAGCATATTTATAAAATTGAGATTTACAAAAACCGATTTTTAAATAAATAAAAAAAGTATGGAAGAAACATCAAATTTTGTTTTTGTGTATTAAAAAAGGTTTCTATATTTGCATCCGCTAAGGAGAAATGGCAGAGTGGTCGAATGCGGCGGTCTTGAAAACCGTTGAGGGTCACACCTCCGGGGGTTCGAATCCCTCTTTCTCCGCTTAGAGTTAACTAAACTCTAACAAAATCCCGTAAAACACTGATGTTTTACGGGATTTTTCATTTTGTTATTTATATTTAAATATTAATCCCCCGCTATTAATGTAATAGAGAAATAGTGTAACTATAACTATATTTATCATCAAGCAAACGATAAGGGTTGTGAGGCAATGCCCCCCAACTATTGTCTCCTCCCACTCCTCTTTGATTTAAGTCCAAATGCAGGTAAATTTTATTTTCGATCTTAATATCTGTGGGATGTTTTTGAGCTTTTGAAGTCCCGGGATCCAGGCTTTCAGTAGAAACATCCATAGCACTGAAGCCTACAGGCTGGCCTCCTTCAATTTTAATTCCTTTGCCCTTTTTATCTTTTAATTCGAGCCAACGGACATCAGTCTTATAGCCAGCTTCCTGAGGCCTGATGTAAGTCCATGTATACTGGTTGCTTATCTTATCTGTATAAATCCCTATAAATGAAGAGGTGTTTCTGTCACTGTAATTTTCCCAGGGGCCTCTTCCGTAATAGCTTAGATTCTCGAATTTTTCAGGCAAAATCATTCTCATTCCAAATCTGGGTATTTCCGGTAAATCTTTACCGGTTTTATCTAGACTGGATGTAATCCTGATTTCTCCGGTTTGTTTTATAAAATAAGATATTTCGTATGGTACTTTTATATTCCCCAGTTCATGATGAAAGGTAACTGAAATTCCATTATTTTTTTTATCATCGATAACCACTTCTTTAATTTCTCTTTTTTCATGTATTTTTCGCCACACTTTTAACTTTTCGGGCATTTGGTTACCGAAATCATTATCTGTGGGTGCTCTCCAGAAAAAGGGTTCGGGATATTGAAGAAAGAAATTAGAGTTATCCGAACCAGTGTCCGAATATTTGGTTAATTTTCCTGTAGTGAGATCTATTTCTCCTACAATATTCCCTGTTGCAAAAGATAAAATGCTGTCTTTTATAGAATGAGACAGTTTACTTTTCAAATTACCCTCTGTTTTAAGTACAAAATAATTCTTATTTCCAGGTGAAAATTGTTCTCTTGCTACTTCATGGCTGGCAGGAATTAATTCGTCAGCTTCTATAGTATATGCATAAACATTAAGATAGTATTCTTTATTACCTAATTCTGGCAGACTTATATTTACCCTGTCGGTACTATAGGGCAATGTCTTTATATTAAAGTTTCCATTGGTTATAAGCTCACCGTTACCCATCAATTCCCACTTAAAATTAAACTTACTTAAGTCGGTAAAATTAAATTTATTTTTAACAATAATAACATTGTTTCGGAAAGCAAAATCTATATTTTGATATACCTTTTTTACTTCTTGCAACCCGGGATGGGGAATACGATCGGCAGTCACCAGTCCGTTTGCACAAAAATTTTCATCATTTTGGAAATCCTTACCACCTAAATCTCCACCATATGCCCAATACATTCTACCATCTTCTGTTTCTGCTTTCAATCCCTGGTCTACCCAATCCCAGATAAATCCTCCCTGCATATGCCTGCTACTGTTAATGATATCCCAATATTCCTTAAAATTTCCATTACTATTTCCCATAGCATGCGAATATTCACACATAATGAAAGGACGAGCTTTGTCAGCTTCGGCATAGGCTTTCATAGATCCTATTCCAGGGTACATCGGCGCTACTATATCAGTATTCTCATTTTCTCCTGCCTGTTCAAACACTACATACCTGGTAGTATCACGCTCTTTTATCCATTTATATGCTTCATGAAACACCGGCCCGTTTCCACATTCATTTCCCATAGACCAGAGTATAACCGAAGTATGGTTTTTGTTCAGTTCAAGCATTCTTTGTATACGATCCATATGAGCTGGCGCCCACTCAGGCAAATAGGCAGGATGTTTGGTTTTGTCGAAATTGCGTTGCCATTCTGCCCCCATGTCATGTGTTTCAATATTGGCTTCATCAACTATATACATACCATACTTGTCAGCAAGCTTATAGAGATAGGAGTCATGAGGATAATGACTCATTCTAATGGCATTAATATTATTCTGTTTCATTAACTGAATATCACTCAACATGGTTTCTTTGTCAGGAACATGACCTTTAATACCATGATGCTCATGTAGATTAACCCCTTTAACGGTTACCGGCAACCCGTTAACCATTAACTGGGCATTTTTAATCTCTATTTTTCTAAAACCGGTTTTTCCTGTTACTACACCTATCTCTTTCCCTTCACTATCCATCAAACTTATAAAATAGTCATACAGATAAGGTTGCTCATCACTCCATTTTTTTATATTTCCAACATTTCCGGTAAAATGAAAAGTTTTCTCTTTCTCCGACAATATTTTAGTTTCTGAAAAAATCTCTTTCCCCTGCGGATCTGCTATTTTTAATTTCAGGGAAGGGTTCTTTATCTGATTCCCTTCAAATCTTTTGATTTCAACATTCAGATTAAATATCCCGGTTGTATAATCGGGGGATAAGCTACTCTGAATGAAATAATCCCAAATGGTGGTTTTAGGTAAAGCCTGTAAATAAACATCCCGTTCTATTCCACTAAGGCGCCAAAAGTCCTGATCTTCAATATAGCTGCCATCATGCCAACGAAATACCTGTACGGCCAATAAGTTATTGCCTTCATTTAAATATTTGGTAATATTAAATTCTGCCGGAGTTTTAGCTGCTTTGGTCATACCTGCTTTTTTGCCATTTACATAAACCTGGGCATACCCGGAAATGGAACCAAAATGTAAAATAACCTCTTTATCTTTCCAGCTTTCTGGAATGTCAAATACTTTTCTATAACTACCTACCGGATTATATTCTTCTGAAATATATGGAGGATTTTTTGGGAAAGGATAAACAATATTGGTATAAATGGGGATGTCATAGCCCTGCAACTCCCAATTGGAGGGTACCGGTATTTCTTTCCAGTCAGATGTATTCAAATTTGTGCTGAAGAAGTCTGTGGGTCTTTCGGAAGGTTTTTTTACCAGCTTAAAATTCCAGTTTCCATTTAA includes:
- a CDS encoding sulfite exporter TauE/SafE family protein, which gives rise to MNSASETILLISIGFVTGIINTIAGGGSLITLPILIFLGLPPDVANATNRIPIFFQTLASIAGFRSKGLKPTGFSWYLGVVSLAGAAVGAHIAIDIKGEVFNRILAVVMVIVVAFMTLNRKTGSLNIPERTEGKYFWWSMIIFFFLGIYGGFIQAGSGIFILLALSGINKISLVKSNLTKAIVVLAFTISSLILFGTNGLLNLKIGFLMAIGNIAGAWISSRWSVKKGDSLVKIFLVIMVVAMAIKLWFFNR
- a CDS encoding glycoside hydrolase family 2 TIM barrel-domain containing protein, with product MTKKTLICFTFILGLVSCTLQKRNVANEWEDPEVFEENKISARSSFIFYENLQSATQNDPGKSGLYKSLNGNWNFKLVKKPSERPTDFFSTNLNTSDWKEIPVPSNWELQGYDIPIYTNIVYPFPKNPPYISEEYNPVGSYRKVFDIPESWKDKEVILHFGSISGYAQVYVNGKKAGMTKAAKTPAEFNITKYLNEGNNLLAVQVFRWHDGSYIEDQDFWRLSGIERDVYLQALPKTTIWDYFIQSSLSPDYTTGIFNLNVEIKRFEGNQIKNPSLKLKIADPQGKEIFSETKILSEKEKTFHFTGNVGNIKKWSDEQPYLYDYFISLMDSEGKEIGVVTGKTGFRKIEIKNAQLMVNGLPVTVKGVNLHEHHGIKGHVPDKETMLSDIQLMKQNNINAIRMSHYPHDSYLYKLADKYGMYIVDEANIETHDMGAEWQRNFDKTKHPAYLPEWAPAHMDRIQRMLELNKNHTSVILWSMGNECGNGPVFHEAYKWIKERDTTRYVVFEQAGENENTDIVAPMYPGIGSMKAYAEADKARPFIMCEYSHAMGNSNGNFKEYWDIINSSRHMQGGFIWDWVDQGLKAETEDGRMYWAYGGDLGGKDFQNDENFCANGLVTADRIPHPGLQEVKKVYQNIDFAFRNNVIIVKNKFNFTDLSKFNFKWELMGNGELITNGNFNIKTLPYSTDRVNISLPELGNKEYYLNVYAYTIEADELIPASHEVAREQFSPGNKNYFVLKTEGNLKSKLSHSIKDSILSFATGNIVGEIDLTTGKLTKYSDTGSDNSNFFLQYPEPFFWRAPTDNDFGNQMPEKLKVWRKIHEKREIKEVVIDDKKNNGISVTFHHELGNIKVPYEISYFIKQTGEIRITSSLDKTGKDLPEIPRFGMRMILPEKFENLSYYGRGPWENYSDRNTSSFIGIYTDKISNQYTWTYIRPQEAGYKTDVRWLELKDKKGKGIKIEGGQPVGFSAMDVSTESLDPGTSKAQKHPTDIKIENKIYLHLDLNQRGVGGDNSWGALPHNPYRLLDDKYSYSYTISLLH
- a CDS encoding acyl-CoA thioesterase → MKKTLEEKIKNAETRIFKAVFPNTTNHYDTLFGGTALQLMDEVSFICATRFTRKKMVTVSTNKIDFTKPIPQGTLIELVANIEKVGNTSCSVRVDIFIEKMYEESREKAVSGIFTLVAIDDNKNPVQISD